One Skermanella sp. TT6 genomic window, AACATCCGCTCGCGGGCGGACCTGACGGTGTTCGAGCCTGCCAACGTCTATGCCGCGGCGGGGCGGCGCGACGGCATGGTACCGCTGTTCGACGGCATGGTCGATTACCGGGCCTTCCTGGCCGAACTCTCCGACGATCCCGAGGCCGAAGCCTCGCTCGAATGGTTCGGCAACGACTGCCACGAGACCTTGCGCCGGGACCGTCTCGCCATCGGCGGCGATCGGACCCGGCATCGGGAGCCGACGGTGCGGAGCTTGGCGGCGATGTAGGCCGGTCGGAGGACCCTCGCGCTCAGCCCGCCGCGGCGATGGCCACGGGTTCGTCGCCGCGCATGGTGGTGCGGTCGAGCGTCCGGCGGAGGTGAGGAGGGCGTCCTGTCGCCAGATGGAGGATCGAGCAGTTGTCCCACATGACCAGGTCGAACGGCTGCCACCGATGCCGATGGATGAAGCGGTCGTCCGTGGAGTGCCGGAACAGTTCGGCCAGAAGGGCTGCGCTTTCGTCCTCGACCAATCCGACGATGTGGGTGATGAAGCCTTCGTTCACGAACAACGCCTTCCGCCCGTTCGCCGGATGCACGCGCACCACGGGATGGACGACCGGCGCCACGCCGGCCGCCGCCAGGTCGAGGCTTCCCGAGATCAGCGCGTCGTCCATGACGCTGCCGCCGCTGAACCGGGTCCA contains:
- a CDS encoding TauD/TfdA family dioxygenase, whose protein sequence is MVIKERKLSERHAREGGLPEPEVTWTRFSGGSVMDDALISGSLDLAAAGVAPVVHPVVRVHPANGRKALFVNEGFITHIVGLVEDESAALLAELFRHSTDDRFIHRHRWQPFDLVMWDNCSILHLATGRPPHLRRTLDRTTMRGDEPVAIAAAG